TGTTCCTTCTTTTGCATTAATCATCGCCTTTTCACTTTTACGAATAATAGATGTAACTTGATCTACTGATTTTAATAATTCTTCTTGTGTAAAATTATGTTCTTGGTTTGTAACTAAGGCTTTTGAAATGTATAAAGCTTTTATACGATTTCTAGTAAGTGAAAATTGTGGTGTTCCTTCTTTTAATTTAGGCTGTATTTTTTCACAATTTAAAATTGTAGAATCTATAAGATTTAAAGTATCTTCTATTTGTTTATCTGTATATTTATTCATTTTATTCCTCCTTGTTTAGTTTTAACTTTCAAAAGCTAATAACTTATATATCATATCAAAACTTATGGATTAAATAAATATTCATCAAAATATATGTTTTAGTAAACACAAAAGGATGTAGTGATAATTACTACATCCTTTAAAAATAAAGTCTCAATTAGATATTTATGTTCATCATCCTTTATTATAAACCTTATTGAATTCTTTACCAACTAAAAAATAACTAAATCTTAGTATAAACATCTTGAAAATACTAAGATTTAATTATTTTTATTTCTAACTTCTCATACAATTGTCTAACAAAGCCTATCTTAATCCCCAACACCAAAATCTGTGTTATTAAAAAGTACTTCTATATTAGGATTATCAACTAAATGCTTATACTTATTAGCAAACCAATTAACAAGTTCCCCATCCCTTTTAACACTTGAAGTGTTATTTACAAAAACATTTATAGTAGCATGATCAAAATTATTTAAAACAATCTCCATATCTCTATCAATCATTTCCTTAGTTTGCCCCTTAATACCTACCATAATACAAGGAGAATCAAAATATTCCTTTAACTCCTCAACAGTTTTAAACTTGGCATTTTTATTTAAATATCCATTTCTAAAATCATAATCAAAAGTTTCAACACCTATCTTAAAAGTTATAGGTATTTCAAAATAATCTCTCATTTCTTGAATTCTATTTTTATAAGCCCAATGACTTTCTAAAAATAATTTTTCTATTTTCTTTTCCTTTATTATTTCTTTTATCCTAGCTAAAGTATCCTTTGGAAGTTCAAAACAACTTCCTGAATTTATAACTTCTAAAACTTTATACTTTCCTGTTATATTTTCTAAAACTTCAAAGTTTACTTTATTTATTTCATCTTCAAAATTTGAGTTATCTAATATATAATCACAAAAGCTACACTTTCCCCATGCACATGGAAAAGCTTTTAGTAATACTATTTCACGTTGATTTTTGTTAGTTATTTCACTGTATCTATCCATATTGTCTCCTTATTTATTCGTTGTCATAGAAGTTTTTAATGCTTTAGGCATAGAATTTACTACTATACCAACTAATACAACTGCCAAAAACTTATCTGCATAATCTGTAAATACTTGTGTTACAAATACACCAACTACAACTGGAACGTTAAAATGACTTAATATTTGAACTATGTATGAAGAACCTGAAGATGTTACTCCACCAAATAAAAATGCTGCAATTGTTGCACTTATTATACTTGTTGGTAAGGTAAATATAAATGTTCCTAAAAGTGTTTTAACTCCTTTTAACATACCTTTTTTATACATAAGTCCTGCTAAGTATCCTGTAGTTATTTGAACTGGTGCAAAGTAAAGTGAGTATATATCAAAAGTCATTCCACTTACTAAACTTCCACCTACTCCTGTTATTACTGCATACTTTGGTCCAAGCATACAAGCTATTAGTATTGTTCCTATAGAATCTAAATATATTGGAAGCCTTAAATTAAGAGCAATAAATGCCCCAACTACATTTAAAGCTATCCCCATAGATATTAAGGTAATATTTTTAACATTTACAGTTTTATTCATTGTTATATAACCCCCTTTATAGAGTCTATAACACTTTCATGTTCTTTAAATATTCTCTTTAAGAACATTTTCATAAATGCTTTTTCATCAACTTCAGTTAATACATATGAATTAGGTTCATTTTTATAGAAGTTAAATGAGTCAACTATAGATTGACCTACTGCTACCCCATCGTGAACAACTTCTACATAAGAATCAAATCCTTTGCATAAACTTCTATCAATAAAGTATGCCACAGCTAAAGGATCATTTATTACACATCCTATTATTCCTTCTTGTTCCCAATGGAAATCTATATAAAATCTAGTTATTTCTGTTATATATTTTGCCATATCCTTATCAAGTCTATTAATAAACTCTATAATATTAGGCGTTAAAACTATTTTTCTAGTTACATCAAGTCCAACCATGTGAATTTTTTTAGGTAAGTTCTTGTAAACATAATCAGCCCCATGTGGGTCTACCCAGTAATTAAACTCTGCTACTGGTGAACAATTTCCATGAATTCTAAATGCTCCTCCCATAGATATAAATTCATCTAGGTTATCAAATGCTTTTTTATCTTTCATTATTGCCTTGGCAATATTTGTTAGTGGTCCTAGTGCTATTATTGATACATCTTTGTTATTTTTTAAAGTATCAATTATAAAGTCTACTCCACCGTAAAGTATTTTTGCATCTACATCTTCATAGAAGTTTTCTCCAACACCATCTTCTCCATGAGTATCCTGTGCTGTTACAAGTTCTCTTTCAAGAGGTAATTCCTCTCCTATATATACTGGTATGTCAAGTCTTTGACACATTTGAAGTGCTTTTAGAGCATTTTTTGCTCCTAATCGTGCGGGTACATTTCCGCTTGTTACTGTAAGTCCTAGTACTTCTAGTTCAGGTGAGTTTAGTGCTAGAAGTATTGCCAGAGAGTCATCTATCCCTGGGTCACAATCAATTATTACTTTTCTTTTTTCCATTTTTATCTCCTCCTCATTATTTCAAGGAGAACCTATACGCTTTTTTGCATAAAAAAAGCCGTATCTAAGGGTAAATCTTATATACTGCCACTATATAAATACCTTAGTTTTTTATACTTGGAGGTTCTCGAACAAGTTTTAATTAAATTTTAAACATCAATATTTTCAATACTTTCAAGTGTTAAAAATACTAAAATGTCAGTTTAGTGTCAGTTGTAAATTTTATCCACAACTGTAAAAGGTTAAGTTTAACTTAACTTCTTATATTTTATATTTATTTTATTATTTTGTAAATATATTTAATCTATTAATTTTATATAAAAGTAAATTTTTTCATATATACATATATTTTTTAATGTTATTTTGACTGACAATTAAAATGCTTATGAAGAAATTTGACTACTTATCTAAGACAAAACAAATGATATACTTTGGAAATTGAAAATATTTAATTTTAATTAATCTTCCTAATCTATTAGTATATAATTCTATTTAAATAATTTTATCTATAAATAAAAGACTAATTTAACTCATTGTGCTAGTTAATAAGTTCAATTATATGGATATTATTTTAGATTTGTTACTATATTTTGATTAATTTAATTATTTTTTTACATAAAAATCAACCCTGAAAGTAGTATTTTACAAATCTTTTTACTTATGGCTACTTTAAATTTACCTTTACTTTTAATATTGACAGTTTTTAAATAAAGTTATAATATCAATAAGATTATAGCTTTTTATATTTAAATAATCATAAAATTAAAATAAAGGATGATAAAAAATGACAGAACAAAATTTAAACTTGGTTGACGAGGTTAAAAGAAGAAGAACCTTTGCAATAATCTCACATCCCGATGCGGGAAAAACTACATTAACTGAAAAATTCCTATTATATGGTGGAGCTATTCGTGAAGCAGGTTCAGTTAAATCTAGAAAATCTCAAAAACATGCAGTATCTGACTGGATGGAAATTGAAAAACAAAGAGGTATATCTGTTGCATCAAGTGTTCTTCAATTTGAATATAATAACTTTTGTATAAATATACTTGATACTCCAGGACATCAAGATTTCAGTGAAGACACTTATAGAACATTAATGGCAGCTGACAGTGCTGTAATGGTTATTGACTCTGCTAAAGGAGTTGAGGACCAAACAAAAAAATTATTCCACGTTTGTAAAATGAGAGGAATTCCAATATTCACATTTATAAACAAAATGGACCGTCAAGGAAAAGATCCATTTGAATTACTTGAAGATATTGAAAATGTTTTAGGAATTCGTTCTTGTCCAGTAAACTGGCCAATAGGTTCTGGTAAAGACTTTAAAGGTGTATTTAACCGTCATAAAAACCAAATAGAACTATTTGATGATGGTAACCATGGACAATCTATAGCTAACTCTATAACTGGGGAAGTATCTGATGAAAAGTTTAATACTTTATTAGGTGATGCTCTTCACAATAAATTACTAGAGGATATTGAGCTTTTAGATATTGCTGGTGATAACTTTGATTTAGAGAAAATATTAAGTGGTGAATTAACACCTGTATTTTTCGGAAGTGCCCTTACTAACTTTGGTGTTGAGCCATTTTTAGAATCATTCCTAGAAATAACACCACCACCAACTCCTCGTAGCAGTAACTTAGGTGATATAGATCCTAACTCTAATAACTTCTCGGGATTTATATTTAAGATACAAGCTAATATGGATAAAAATCA
The Romboutsia ilealis genome window above contains:
- a CDS encoding nucleoside hydrolase, which encodes MEKRKVIIDCDPGIDDSLAILLALNSPELEVLGLTVTSGNVPARLGAKNALKALQMCQRLDIPVYIGEELPLERELVTAQDTHGEDGVGENFYEDVDAKILYGGVDFIIDTLKNNKDVSIIALGPLTNIAKAIMKDKKAFDNLDEFISMGGAFRIHGNCSPVAEFNYWVDPHGADYVYKNLPKKIHMVGLDVTRKIVLTPNIIEFINRLDKDMAKYITEITRFYIDFHWEQEGIIGCVINDPLAVAYFIDRSLCKGFDSYVEVVHDGVAVGQSIVDSFNFYKNEPNSYVLTEVDEKAFMKMFLKRIFKEHESVIDSIKGVI
- a CDS encoding peptide chain release factor 3, coding for MTEQNLNLVDEVKRRRTFAIISHPDAGKTTLTEKFLLYGGAIREAGSVKSRKSQKHAVSDWMEIEKQRGISVASSVLQFEYNNFCINILDTPGHQDFSEDTYRTLMAADSAVMVIDSAKGVEDQTKKLFHVCKMRGIPIFTFINKMDRQGKDPFELLEDIENVLGIRSCPVNWPIGSGKDFKGVFNRHKNQIELFDDGNHGQSIANSITGEVSDEKFNTLLGDALHNKLLEDIELLDIAGDNFDLEKILSGELTPVFFGSALTNFGVEPFLESFLEITPPPTPRSSNLGDIDPNSNNFSGFIFKIQANMDKNHRDRIAFLRICSGKFEKGMSVTHVQRNKKIKLSQPQQFVAQDRVIIDSAYPGDIIGIHDPGIFNIGDTLSEKQSNLQYTGIPQFAPEHFARISTKNALKRKQFVKGLTQLSEEGAIQIFKEPNFGMEELIVGVVGVLQFEVLEYRLKQEYGVDIIMNPLPYRYIRWIEHGSVKSDRISMPMDTILVEDKNRTQAVLLQNEWSIRHLVERNEGIVLKETSL
- a CDS encoding radical SAM protein — translated: MDRYSEITNKNQREIVLLKAFPCAWGKCSFCDYILDNSNFEDEINKVNFEVLENITGKYKVLEVINSGSCFELPKDTLARIKEIIKEKKIEKLFLESHWAYKNRIQEMRDYFEIPITFKIGVETFDYDFRNGYLNKNAKFKTVEELKEYFDSPCIMVGIKGQTKEMIDRDMEIVLNNFDHATINVFVNNTSSVKRDGELVNWFANKYKHLVDNPNIEVLFNNTDFGVGD
- a CDS encoding ECF transporter S component is translated as MNKTVNVKNITLISMGIALNVVGAFIALNLRLPIYLDSIGTILIACMLGPKYAVITGVGGSLVSGMTFDIYSLYFAPVQITTGYLAGLMYKKGMLKGVKTLLGTFIFTLPTSIISATIAAFLFGGVTSSGSSYIVQILSHFNVPVVVGVFVTQVFTDYADKFLAVVLVGIVVNSMPKALKTSMTTNK